A stretch of Nilaparvata lugens isolate BPH chromosome 12, ASM1435652v1, whole genome shotgun sequence DNA encodes these proteins:
- the LOC120353913 gene encoding uncharacterized protein LOC120353913 yields MYRQILLHPDDRNFQRIFWRADINQPIQEFVLNTVSYGTAPAAFLATSTLNHLADIDCQPDSPVSITIKNGFYVDDLISGCSSLEEAIPLVQQLIATLQGGGFELRKFIVKNFIISQLVRIAAYILRFIHNLKHCREPASQQSVELSVQEIQAAELRIIQDIQSDVFADDLKSLRQGKELPSNSSIKSLSPFIHTDNLLRVGGRLREADIPFDYKHQILLPAKHRFTRALIVSFHRRLQHAGVQVTMASIRQRFWIPSTRRIIKSVLKGCKMCFRCSTFRSEQIMGHLPAVRVQPDFPFYNCGVDYAGPLSIRLGGSKSRNFSKAYLALFICMVTRAVHVEVVSELSTKAFIAALIRFSARRGIPFAIHSDNATTFVGAHNELNELHAFLSDSAIQSEIHNFAAVFNIGWHFIPPRAPHFGGLWENADPQDLAYLSPGHFLVGRPLTALPFHTPTTTHIDHRSRWRQLALITQELWDCWSAEFLVTLQRKSKWSSESENLQIGAVVILKDTGTSPSVWKLARITAVHPGKDNKVRVVTVRTASGTFKRAISSIAPLPLDEEFSD; encoded by the exons ATGTATCGTCAGATTTTGCTGCATCCTGATGATCGTAACTTCCAACGTATTTTTTGGCGAGCAGACATCAACCAACCTATTCAGGAATTCGTTCTGAATACTGTCAGCTATGGAACTGCACCTGCTGCCTTTTTAGCAACAAGTACACTCAATCATCTTGCTGATATAGACTGTCAACCAGATTCGCCAGTTTCCATCACTATCAAAAATGGCTTTTACGTTGATGATCTTATTTCAGGGTGTTCATCTCTTGAAGAAGCTATTCCTCTGGTTCAACAGCTGATTGCTACACTGCAGGGAGGTGGTTTTGAGCTTAGAAA atttattgtcaaaaatttcatcatatcacAATTAGTTCGCATTGCTGCTTACATTCTTcgtttcattcataatttgaagCATTGCCGTGAACCAGCATCTCAGCAATCTGTTGAACTGTCGGTTCAGGAAATTCAAGCTGCTGAATTGCGCATCATTCAAGACATTCAATCAGATGTTTTTGCCGATGATTTGAAATCTTTGCGTCAGGGTAAGGAGCTGCCCTCCAATAGTTCTATCAAGTCACTCTCTCCATTTATTCATACTGACAATCTTCTGAGAGTAGGTGGTCGTCTTCGGGAGGCAGATATTCCATTCGACTATAAACATCAAATCTTATTGCCAGCTAAACATAGGTTCACGCGTGCGCTCATTGTCTCATTTCATAGACGTCTTCAACATGCTGGCGTTCAGGTCACTATGGCCAGTATTCGACAACGGTTTTGGATACCATCCACCCGTCGCATCATCAAGAGTGTATTAAAGGGTTGCAAAATGTGTTTTCGTTGCTCTACGTTTCGTTCCGAGCAAATCATGGGGCATCTTCCCGCAGTTCGTGTACAACcagattttccattttataattgtgGAGTTGACTACGCAGGTCCTCTTTCAATTCGTCTTGGTGGCTCAAAGTCGCGCAATTTCTCCAAGGCTTACCTTGCTTTGTTTATTTGCATGGTAACGCGTGCAGTTCACGTAGAGGTGGTCTCCGAGCTTTCAACAAAGGCCTTCATTGCTGCACTCATCAGGTTCTCTGCTCGTCGTGGCATCCCTTTTGCCATTCATTCAGACAATGCTACAACGTTTGTTGGCGCTCACAATGAACTCAATGAGTTACATGCATTTCTTTCAGATTCTGCTATTCAGTCTGAAATTCACAACTTTGCCGCCGTTTTCAACATTGGTTGGCATTTCATCCCTCCCAGGGCTCCTCATTTTGGAGGTCTATGGGAAAACGCT GACCCTCAAGATTTAGCATACTTGTCTCCTGGGCATTTTCTGGTTGGTCGTCCGCTCACCGCACTGCCGTTCCACACACCAACCACCACTCACATCGATCACCGTTCACGCTGGCGTCAGTTAGCACTGATCACTCAGGAACTCTGGGATTGTTGGTCTGCTGAGTTTCTAGTCACACTTCAAAGGAAGAGCAAGTGGAGCTCTGAATCTGAAAACCTGCAGATTGGTGCTGTGGTTATTCTCAAGGACACGGGTACGTCACCTTCGGTATGGAAACTTGCGCGCATCACGGCCGTTCATCCAGGGAAGGACAACAAGGTACGGGTGGTCACCGTTCGCACCGCATCAGGCACTTTCAAGCGGGCTATTTCTAGCATTGCACCGCTTCCACTCGACGAGGAATTTTCTGATTAA
- the LOC111060275 gene encoding O-acyltransferase like protein: MDVVQNLGALQTYGSEAWTMGVEEERRISALETWCYRNKYLQLFLITSIPEDLGGYLKFYDAVSSFKGETYSFIVNFLLSGVGDNSAGDKLLPSAAASDGLANCIHDLKLFQEAYRKREVWALKMIDASTQLQPGFLQGNTVDLGNFDECIEINNRKHNITGKHCFIHYYVEANALPTVTSLQHVLNGICVPSSCSQLNLLYILEISSMVNVETRLSPMISRCQTKDNSEARVRSIEAAVLSSFCVLGSIVLIASGFDIYLKNYWKRKQTQPHMPLLEFESIKEYKLGSMKSQRCLLAFSLLSNGKELFRLDKAEKSIKCLYGLRFIGACFVLSIHRMLVDPQAFSNVFEFEFEMRKWYRAIQLNAYLFVDLFFVMSGLLLSYKYSSHIKNGSTLNLIHYYLHRYLRLTPPLLVCVMLELLLGLLCNGPYCIQVLLLRRDRCIDNALYTLTYLNNMFSNSGKCLGHSWYLSADMQMYALAPFLFFFLRKYRRTVPYLLSLCLLSNILIVFSISYRYGFKAGYMDYDHLSYLDSQLIYYPFYTRMGPWFIGFALGLKLQSFNNQNYRHSKRVLSLGWIAALLCLFIAIFGVYPFNQIDFQHDRITDSLFKALDRNLFGLGFAWIIYVCYTGHCGVLNSFLSSPVMQFLGKISYSFYLIHPFVQMIQIRNVTGSRKYSDLLQGSILLGDIFYSLPFAIILYLAVEAPFLKLEKILHKTSKICGGNISVVEKP, encoded by the exons ATGGATGTTGTTCAAAATCTTGGAGCATTACAAACATATGGAAGTGAAGCTTGGACAATGGGTGttgaagaagagaggagaattTCTGCCCTTGAGACATGGTGCTACAGAA ACAAGTATTTGCAACTATTTTTAATAACTTCCATACCTGAAGACTTGGGAGGCTATCTGAAGTTTTATGACGCCGTGTCaagtttcaaaggtgaaacttaTAGTTTTATCGTCAACTTTCTGTTGAGTGGTGTTGGAGACAATTCAGCTGGAGACAAATTGCTGCCTTCTGCAGCCGCCAGCGATGGACTTGCTAACTGCATTCacgatttgaaattatttcaagaaGCCTACCGAAAAAGGGAAGTTTGGGCTTTGAAAA TGATCGATGCATCTACCCAACTACAACCCGGTTTCCTGCAGGGAAACACTGTCGACTTGGGCAATTTCGACGAATGCATTGAAATAAACAATCGCAAGCACAACATCACTGGCAAGCATTGTTTCATTCACTACTATGTTGAAGCCAATGCGTTGCCAACTGTTACAAGTCTCCAGCATGTGCTCAACGGCATCTGTGTTCCGTCCAGCTGTTCTCAACTAAATCTGCTGTATATTTTGGAAATATCTTCCATGGTCAATGTTGAAACGCGTCTGAGTCCTATGATCAGTCGTTGTCAAACCAAGGACAACAGTGAAGCACGCGTGAGATCTATTGAGGCAGCTGTATT GTCGAGTTTTTGCGTGTTGGGATCTATCGTACTGATTGCATCTGGATTCGACATTTATTTGAAGAATTATTGGAAAAGGAAACAGACTCAACCTCACATGCCATTACTCGAATTTGAGAGTATTAAAGAATACAAATTGG GTAGCATGAAATCTCAAAGATGTCTCCTGGCTTTTTCCTTATTATCAAATGGCAAAGAGCTGTTTCGACTGGATAAGGCtgaaaaatcaatcaaatgtCTGTATGGCTTGAGATTCATTGGTGCCTGTTTCGTACTTTCTATTCATCGTATGTTGGTTGATCCACAGGCCTTTTCCAacgtttttgaatttgaattt gaaatgagaaaatggtACAGAGCCATACAACTGAATGCATATCTGTTTGTGGATCTATTCTTCGTGATGAGTGGATTGCTACTATCCTACAAATATTCTAGTCACATCAAGAATGGATCAACATTGAACttgattcattattatttacatCGTTATTTGAG ACTGACTCCCCCCCTACTCGTTTGCGTAATGCTAGAACTGTTGCTGGGTTTGCTATGCAACGGCCCTTATTGCATACAAGTTCTATTGCTGCGTAGGGATAGGTGTATTGATAATGCTCTTTATACTCTCACATACCTCAACaatatgttttcaaatagtgGGAAA TGTCTAGGCCATAGTTGGTACTTATCAGCCGATATGCAAATGTACGCACTCGCgccatttttattcttttttctgaGGAAATATCGAAGAACAGTCCCTTATCTACTTTCTCTTTGCCTATTATCCAACATTTTAATAGTATTTTCAATAAGCTATCGGTATGGATTCAAGGCTGGTTATATGGATTA TGATCATTTGAGTTATTTGGATAGTCAACTCATCTACTACCCTTTCTACACAAGGATGGGTCCTTGGTTTATTGGATTTGCTTTAGGACTGAAACTTCAAAGcttcaataatcaaaattatcGACATAGTAAG AGAGTTCTCTCCTTGGGCTGGATAGCTGCTCTATTATGCTTATTCATAGCAATCTTTGGAGTGTATCCCTTCAACCAAATCGACTTCCAACATGACAGAATCACAGACAGTCTTTTCAAGGCTCTCGATCGCAACCTCTTTGGTCTGGGATTTGCCTGGATCATATACGTCTGCTACACGGGCCACTGTG GTGTCCTCAACAGTTTCCTATCCTCTCCAGTGATGCAATTCCTTGGTAAAATTTCGTACAGTTTCTATTTAATCCATCCATTTGTGCAAATGATTCAGATCAGGAATGTTACCGGTTCTAGAAAGTATTCAGACCTCCTACAG GGATCAATACTTCTAGGcgacattttctattcattaCCATTTGCTATTATCCTCTATTTGGCAGTTGAAGCGCCCTTTCTGAAGTTGGAGAAAATATTACATAAAACCTCGAAAATTTGTGGTGGAAATATAAGTGTGGTGGAGAAACCATAA